Genomic window (Romeriopsis navalis LEGE 11480):
GTCACATGAGCATGAGTCGTTGATCGGAAAAAATCGGCCAAATAAAACGACTCAAACACCCCATAAAAACACCAAAATTCATCCACAAATTGTAGATTGAAGGGTCACTTTCTTAGGGCAATTAATCGCTGTAATAAATGCCAGGAGGGAGACTTGAACTCCCGACACGAGGATTTTCAGTCCTCTGCTCTACCGACTGAGCTATCCCGGCTTGTCACTCGCCTTCGAGCGCTTAATAAAGCTAACAAACCTCTGGAGCGTTTGCAAGCATTTTCCCGAAAAACTTACCGCATTACCCCACACCCAAAACCCAGCACAAACTTAACCAACAACGGCCATGGTGCGATAAAACCGCTGGTAGCTACAATAGTGAAGCTAGTTTGTTGCAGGAAGGCAACGGAGTCGGGAAAAGTTATGGTTCGCGCAAAGTCCACCCCTTGGATCCAAACCTGGTCACGCCCATTAATGGCGATCATCGCCGGACTCGGCGTGATTGATACCAGTTACATCACCTACGAAAAACTCACCAATCAAAGCAGCGGCATCTGCCAAGCCGGTTGTTCCACCGTGCTCAACAGCCCCTATGCCGAAATCTTCGGACAACCCTTGGCCCTATTTGGCCTCGCGGCTTACCTCGTGATCTTCGGTTTGGCGATCGCCCCCCTGATCAGCGGTGGTACCACGATCGAAGGCAGCAATCGGCCCACCGCGATCGCCAGCGGCACACAGCTCCCACTATTTCTCACCGCCGCCGCCATGACCCTATTTAGTGGGTACCTGATGTACCTGCTGAGCAGCGAGATTCATGCTGTCTGCTACTTCTGCATCGCCTCCGCCATCTTCTCCACCAGCTTACTGATCCTATCGATCGTCGGCTTCGCCTGGGAAAGCCTCGGCCAACTCATCTTCCCCGGCCTGATCACCAGCATGGTGACGATCGTCGCCGTACTCGGTCTCTACGCCCCCGCCCAAGCCTTTGATCCCAACATGACCCTGATCAAAGACCGCAGCGGCAATGTCTTCTTTGGCGTCGGCACCCCTTCCGGCACCGCCGAAACCCAACTGGCCAACCACCTGAAATCCACCGGCGCCACCATGTACGGCGCCTACTGGTGCCCCCACTGCTGCGAACAAAAACAACTCTTCGGCCAAAGCGCCATGAAAGACTTAAACTACGTCGAATGTGCCGCCGATGGCCCCAATCAGCAATCCGATGTCTGCCGCCAAGTCGTCCCCGAAGTCGAAAAACTCACCGGCGAAAAGTTTGGCTTCCCCACCTGGAAGATCAACGGCCAATACTATCCAGGCCGCAAACCCCTGACCGAACTCGCCCAACTCAGCGGCTACAAAGGCCCCCAAGACTTCCAAAATCCCTTCCAAAGCTGCCAAATGCCCTAAAATTCGGCTCGGCCTACAGCAATCCAATCGGCCCCGCCGCTTGTACACTTTGAATACCCTTATCCACTCACGTTAATCCATCTAAAGCCACATCTGCTATGAGTCGTAAACGCTCCAAACCTTGGTTACATCGGTTCTCACGGCCCCTGATCGGCGCGATCGCCACCGTCGGCACAATCAATACGGCCTACATCACCTATCTGCGCTTTACCAGCACCAGCTGTCCCACCGATACCTGTGCCGTCCTCGCCAGCCGTTATGCCACTGTGTTTGGACAGCCGCTCTCCCTATTTGGCATGTTGGCGTACATCGCCATGATTGTCTTTGCCCTATTGCC
Coding sequences:
- a CDS encoding vitamin K epoxide reductase family protein, with amino-acid sequence MVRAKSTPWIQTWSRPLMAIIAGLGVIDTSYITYEKLTNQSSGICQAGCSTVLNSPYAEIFGQPLALFGLAAYLVIFGLAIAPLISGGTTIEGSNRPTAIASGTQLPLFLTAAAMTLFSGYLMYLLSSEIHAVCYFCIASAIFSTSLLILSIVGFAWESLGQLIFPGLITSMVTIVAVLGLYAPAQAFDPNMTLIKDRSGNVFFGVGTPSGTAETQLANHLKSTGATMYGAYWCPHCCEQKQLFGQSAMKDLNYVECAADGPNQQSDVCRQVVPEVEKLTGEKFGFPTWKINGQYYPGRKPLTELAQLSGYKGPQDFQNPFQSCQMP